From Aedes albopictus strain Foshan chromosome 1, AalbF5, whole genome shotgun sequence, one genomic window encodes:
- the LOC134285174 gene encoding uncharacterized protein LOC134285174 has product MTDGNVDLTLTACSSCGQTSDTNEQMVGCDSCKGWFHCRCVNATEADLAEPKWFCSADECQRQKKGTTKRSSKTSKKASGHTSDSDKTSVKSDRQVGPHLSRIMQTLQNEQKSKDEELQMERIMREKRIEMDLEFKKKRMAMEKQMRDREMELERELLEQSLAQEKEHLDRMKLMRLQYRSQMDQVQQEIKQLNTTSEADETPKAVDRNPAFLGESSRATFVNADATNVSVRSNLSKFKPLAPSKQGHETDSDDSDETSDSESSEEESAEDESDSEAEKPRTGPSKAQLAARNGITKRLPIFTGKPEEWPLFIGAFEASTEACGFSEVENLVRLQESLKGPALESVRCQLLLPKSVPRVIKKLRQMYGRPEQLLQCHLERIRKLDSPKADKLASYVPFGNAVEQLCDHLKMAGLKEHLVNPLLLQDLVDKLPSGDKREWVRYKKKKKSVTLCTLSKFLSKIVAEACEANVSLEIKPDPRVSVSTKATKGISKGAVFNHSSLEPSNKSDDARRSQKPCIVCQRNDHRLRYCEDFKKLPAADRIKLAQQKKLCKVCLNDHGNAECKFKLRCNVGDCQQRHNPLLHPPQTTLAINAHVRVNGSILFRMLPVMLHCGQKSVSTLAFLDEGASVTLIEQHLADKIGASGVNLPLTINWTSDISRTESDSICTNLWISSPGSNEKNLLKTVQTVRELLLPAQSLESPEMAKRYAFLRDVPFLSYQSGRPGLLIGLNNIHVIAPIETKLGGPGEPIAVKSKLGWTVYGPQTGETISEAFVGHHAVSNQAIHDLIKVHYALEESATAVLQESKEDRRARDILERTTKRIGDRFETGLLWRADDIVFPNSFPMALRRLEHLERRLEKTPELYEIVRQQVIEYQNKGYAHRATAEELTKMDRRRMWYLPLNVVLNPKKPGKVRLVWDAAARVDGVSLNSQLLKGPDLLTALPEIVCRFRERPVAFGGDIREMYHQLRIREVDKSAQLFLFRANRTDEPAIYIMDVATFGAASSPCSAQFIKNLNALEFSNDFPSAAEAIIKSHYVDDYFDSVDYVEEAVQRAKDVAYVHAKGGFQIRNWVSNSEEVLRNLGEQKVVTNVRLTQDKNIETERILGIVWNPTEDTFLFSANHRPDLEAFLEGDERPTKRIILSCVMGFFDSQGMFSHFTVHGKLIVQNLWRLGYDWDETVNDDTWADWKRWTALLPCVESVRIPRAYFGSLRSDEIDSLELHVFTDASEHAYGTVAYFRATVNGTYKCALVMSRSKVAPLKRQSIPRLELWLLYWELDYCALSNQVIHCLFIDDFCGRIHKLC; this is encoded by the coding sequence ATGACGGATGGAAACGTAGATCTCACACTGACTGCTTGCAGTTCCTGTGGGCAAACATCGGATACCAACGAGCAGATGGTTGGCTGTGATTCCTGCAAAGGTTGGTTCCATTGTCGGTGCGTCAATGCCACGGAAGCTGACTTGGCTGAACCGAAGTGGTTTTGCTCCGCGGATGAGTGTCAACGCCAGAAAAAAGGAACCACAAAAAGAAGCAGCAAGACATCCAAAAAGGCTTCTGGACATACGTCGGACTCCGATAAGACGAGTGTTAAATCGGACCGCCAAGTTGGACCGCATCTTTCCCGAATCATGCAAACGTTGCAGAATGAGCAGAAGTCGAAAGATGAAGAGCTGCAAATGGAACGGATCATGAGAGAGAAGCGCATCGAGATGGATCTAGAGTTCAAGAAAAAACGTATGGCAATGGAGAAACAGATGAGGGACAGAGAGATGGAATTGGAGAGGGAGTTGCTTGAACAATCACTCGCACAGGAAAAGGAGCATTTAGACCGGATGAAACTGATGAGACTACAGTATCGATCTCAAATGGATCAAGTCCAGCAGGAGATAAAACAGTTGAACACAACGTCCGAAGCTGATGAAACTCCGAAGGCAGTTGATCGGAATCCAGCCTTTCTGGGAGAGAGTTCTCGAGCGACTTTCGTCAACGCGGATGCTACAAATGTCTCTGTTCGATCGAACTTGTCAAAGTTTAAGCCACTCGCCCCAAGTAAACAAGGTCATGAAACCGACAGCGACGATAGCGATGAGACGTCTGACAGCGAGTCTTCAGAGGAGGAGTCTGCAGAGGATGAATCGGATTCCGAAGCGGAGAAACCAAGGACGGGACCGTCCAAGGCTCAGCTGGCGGCCAGAAACGGAATTACGAAAAGGTTACCTATTTTCACCGGAAAGCCCGAAGAATGGCCGTTATTCATCGGGGCATTTGAAGCATCGACGGAAGCATGTGGTTTCAGCGAAGTCGAAAATCTTGTCCGCTTGCAAGAGAGCTTAAAAGGGCCGGCTCTAGAAAGCGTGCGTTGCCAACTTCTGTTGCCAAAATCCGTTCCTCGAGTCATAAAGAAGTTGCGTCAGATGTACGGAAGGCCGGAGCAGCTGCTCCAATGCCACTTGGAGCGGATTCGGAAGTTGGATTCACCGAAGGCAGATAAGCTCGCAAGCTACGTTCCGTTTGGCAACGCCGTAGAGCAACTCTGCGATCACCTCAAGATGGCCGGACTAAAGGAGCATCTAGTAAACCCTCTTCTTCTACAAGATTTGGTAGACAAGCTACCGTCTGGTGACAAACGCGAATGGGTTCgatataagaagaagaagaagtctgtGACACTGTGTACGCTTTCGAAATTCCTATCGAAAATCGTAGCTGAGGCGTGCGAAGCCAACGTTTCGTTAGAGATCAAACCAGATCCAAGGGTTTCTGTGTCGACGAAGGCCACCAAAGGGATATCGAAGGGAGCCGTGTTCAACCACAGTTCGTTGGAACCTTCCAATAAAAGCGACGATGCAAGACGGTCACAAAAGCCGTGTATAGTGTGCCAACGCAATGATCATCGTCTGAGATATTGCGAAGACTTTAAAAAACTGCCTGCGGCCGATCGCATCAAGCTAGCGCAGCAAAAAAAGCTTTGCAAGGTGTGCCTCAACGACCACGGGAATGCTGAGTGTAAATTCAAGCTACGTTGTAATGTTGGCGACTGCCAACAACGCCACAATCCGCTTCTGCATCCCCCACAAACGACGTTAGCGATTAATGCGCATGTACGAGTGAACGGTTCAATTCTTTTCCGTATGCTACCCGTTATGCTGCACTGCGGACAAAAGTCTGTGAGCACTCTGGCATTCCTCGATGAAGGTGCGTCGGTAACACTGATTGAGCAGCATTTGGCGGATAAAATTGGCGCAAGCGGCGTGAATCTCCCATTAACAATCAACTGGACTTCAGATATTTCCAGAACTGAAAGCGACTCGATCTGCACAAATTTATGGATTTCATCCCCTGGAAGCAACGAGAAGAATTTGCTTAAGACGGTGCAGACGGTTCGTGAGTTGCTTCTTCCTGCACAATCGCTTGAATCCCCGGAAATGGCGAAGCGATATGCTTTTCTGCGTGACGTGCCTTTCCTTTCCTATCAAAGTGGGCGCCCAGGACTATTGATCGGGCTAAACAATATCCACGTCATTGCACCTATCGAAACCAAACTAGGTGGACCGGGAGAACCAATCGCAGTGAAATCAAAACTAGGCTGGACCGTGTATGGTCCACAAACGGGAGAAACTATAAGCGAAGCCTTTGTGGGTCATCACGCAGTGAGCAACCAAGCAATTCATGATCTCATAAAAGTGCATTATGCCCTCGAAGAATCGGCGACAGCTGTACTTCAAGAATCGAAGGAAGATCGAAGAGCCCGTGACATCCTGGAACGGACGACGAAACGCATAGGAGACCGTTTTGAGACGGGACTTCTATGGAGAGCTGACGATATAGTGTTCCCGAATAGCTTCCCGATGGCCCTTCGGCGTTTGGAACATCTGGAACGACGTTTAGAAAAAACACCTGAATTGTACGAGATTGTAAGACAACAAGTGATCGAATACCAGAACAAGGGGTACGCGCATAGAGCAACGGCTGAAGAACTGACCAAAATGGATCGTCGCAGGATGTGGTATCTGCCCTTGAACGTGGTTTTAAACCCAAAAAAGCCCGGCAAAGTTCGCCTGGTGTGGGATGCGGCGGCACGCGTCGATGGCGTTTCTCTAAACTCTCAGCTGCTAAAAGGACCCGACTTGCTGACTGCATTACCGGAAATCGTATGCCGCTTTCGAGAGCGACCGGTTGCCTTTGGTGGAGACATCAGAGAGATGTACCACCAACTGAGGATACGCGAGGTGGATAAATCGGCACAGTTATTTCTGTTCAGAGCAAACCGTACAGATGAACCGGCCATCTACATAATGGATGTTGCCACATTTGGCGCCGCAAGTTCTCCGTGTTCGGCTCAGTTCATAAAGAACCTGAATGCTCTTGAATTCTCCAACGATTTTCCAAGTGCAGCAGAAGCAATCATCAAAAGCCACTATGTTGATGATTATTTCGACAGCGTGGACTACGTAGAAGAAGCTGTTCAACGAGCGAAGGACGTAGCATACGTACATGCAAAAGGAGGATTCCAAATCAGAAATTGGGTGTCCAACTCTGAGGAAGTGCTTCGCAACCTCGGAGAACAGAAAGTCGTGACCAACGTTCGTTTGACGCAGGACAAAAACATCGAAACCGAACGCATCCTGGGAATCGTATGGAATCCGACTGAGGACACTTTCTTGTTTTCTGCAAATCATCGACCGGATCTTGAGGCGTTTCTCGAAGGCGACGAAAGACCTACAAAGCGTATCATCCTCAGCTGCGTGATGGGATTTTTTGACTCCCAAGGTATGTTTTCTCATTTCACGGTGCACGGTAAGCTTATTGTGCAAAACCTATGGCGACTGGGTTATGATTGGGACGAAACAGTGAACGACGATACTTGGGCAGATTGGAAGCGATGGACTGCTCTTTTACCGTGCGTGGAATCAGTGAGAATTCCACGGGCGTATTTCGGTAGTCTACGATCGGACGAAATCGATTCCCTCGAATTACACGTGTTCactgacgctagtgaacatgcgtATGGAACAGTGGCGTACTTCAGAGCAACGGTAAACGGAACCTACAAGTGTGCGTTAGTCATGTCACGGTCGAAGGTAGCACCACTAAAAAGGCAATCAATTCCCCGGCTGGAGCTTTGGCTGCTGTACTGGGAGCTCGACTATTGCGCACTGTCGAATCAAGTCATACACTGCCTGTTCATCGACGATTTCTGTGGACGGATTCACAAACTGTGTTAA